A region of the Alligator mississippiensis isolate rAllMis1 chromosome 5, rAllMis1, whole genome shotgun sequence genome:
GTGATATAGCCTCTCCCTTCCTTAGCCATCTCCTGTATTAGTTtgaccaacccctcccccccccccccaaaaaaaaaaaaaaaaagtcaagttaAACTCCTGGGTGTGTAACTCCTGTGAGCCTAGTCTAATCAATCTCATGGGAGTTTCCTTGTGCATCACAGCAAATCAAAACCCTGTGATTTCTCAGCAGGACACATGTATTAGCTGTTCCCTGATAAGCTAATTACTCTATTACCATTTTGAAGTCAGAGCACAAACAAAAAGCACCAACTAACTTAGTAAATAGTGTGAATTGTGAGATAAACTGGAAGACTGAAAACAAAACTATAACTGATTTGGAgccttccccagccagtgctgatgcattttgttttcattcttgGAAAGAGTTGTTCTAAACATGGTCCCCtgacatattttaatttgttCCAGAGCCTGGCTAACACATGTCAATGGGTAATAATTCACACAAATAGGCAATAGAGTCAGCAGACCCAGTCAGCTTGtggaagaacaaacaaacaagggGCAGAACAAGCCCTCAGATATGTAAAGCAAATGCCTAACTTTACACGTGTACAAGTTGCAATGAAATCAATAGAAGATGTTAACAAGTCCATAGGATTTTCAAgtgcttaaagttaggcacatATTTAAAACCCTTGTTGGATCAGGGCCTAAAACAATTTACAAACAAGTTGAAAAAATAGCAATAAGCATAATATGTAGGATAAACTGATGTGGAGGGAGGGACGCACATAAACTTATGGACTTTTCTCCTGATAAAATCAAAAAAGCTATATTTCAATTGCCAAAGTTGCTGAAATTCACAGTAGtattcagaaacattttaactaaTAGCACTGAAGCCACTGTTGACTGGTTCTGtccttaatgaaaaaaaaaattatagatacTAACATTGAGATCCACTATTGTGATGGTCAAGTTAAGTTCTTCAGGGATTTATGGCTCCGTCAATTTAATTTCCATGAAAGGAAATCTTGGCAAAGAAGTTGTCAGAAGAAAAAATGCGTAAGTCAGCTATAGAGCTTAGCAGATGTTAATGGTTTAGTGTGCTTACCTCTCCCCTCATCAAATACCTTCCCATTGTTAATACGCTAATGCAAATACCCATTAGTCCATTTAGGCCAGTGGGTATCATTTATTGCCTTCAGTTACCTTCCAGTCAGGGCCAGACCTTCAACACATTGGGATTCCTTTATACACTCCCTATTTACTATGAACATTTAACAGCAAACCAAACAAAAGGACAATAGATTCCTCTGGGGCCAAGGAGCATGAGGGGAATTCTGGCTCTTCCACTTCATGCGCTTggatttctttcttgttttgcctTCCACCCTTGGTCTTTTGGAGTATTATAATGAGATGTGGAtcagaacaaggagaaatttTCCAAATCTCATGTTTTAACTCTTCTAAATTTACCATACAATCTTACTCTTTAATTTCATACACAAGTCAGCCCTATCCCCTTTAGTATTATCACTAAGAGCTGGAATTTAGCTCAATATAAACCTGGCACCAGAAGTATAAAGCTTTCTGCTGACACGAGCATACACTAGGGATATACAGCATTTATATACCTGTAGCCTCTGCCATCCGTATCCCTTCTGCATCACTGGTTGGCAGGCATGTTCCTTGCCCTTGGATGAGGGCATAGAGTGGTCTGGGCTCACCTGGAGGTACATGGCAGCTGAGCCCTTGGCCACAGCGTGCTGTGTACACTCCACAGTGCTCACCCATCTGGAGAGCGCAGGTCTGGCAGCAGCCACAACCTGGCTGGTGAGCCATCTCTGGGCAGCTGGCGGGCACTGGCGGGCAGACAGCAAGCTTCTCTTCAGTGCAAGGGGCACAGTGCATGGGTTGGAGGTTGACTCCAGAAGTGAGGTAAGTGCTGAGGAGCAGCAGAAgacatggcagccagcagcagcagattgGAGACCTCACACTGGTCATTCTGGGGATGTGTGAGGACCACAAAGATGAAGCGCTCAGTCTGCAAAGACGCAGGAGGCAGTTTACAAACATCCAGCTAGCAGTGGGATCTCAGCCTTGGCCATTTATACACTGCTTGCTGGCCTATTAATCGTTAACCCTAAGTTAACTATTATATGAACGGGAGGGTTGGAGGAGCATCTTTTCATTGGTAGTTCCCGTCCCTcgcctttctccccctcccctttcactccccctttatttatttttttctttcaagatgcAAGAAAGAATGCCTTTATTTTTCCTGCTCTTTCCCAGACTGataaagacagctttaaaaaCTGGGGCAAGGGAGACCAGAGGGGAAATGGATAAGATTCTCC
Encoded here:
- the IGFBP1 gene encoding insulin-like growth factor-binding protein 1; translation: MFVNCLLRLCRLSASSLWSSHIPRMTSVRSPICCCWLPCLLLLLSTYLTSGVNLQPMHCAPCTEEKLAVCPPVPASCPEMAHQPGCGCCQTCALQMGEHCGVYTARCGQGLSCHVPPGEPRPLYALIQGQGTCLPTSDAEGIRMAEATDSMEPEDIPLEGTEMTQDQLLNYQLMFPIGQDKSIPWNAISAYENMKAKRITELKKWKEQGPCQKELYRALYKLAKAQQKTGGEIYKFYLPNCTKNGFYHSKQCETSLDGDSAGCWCVYPRNGKRIPGSPELKGDPECQQYLGSQE